In Candidatus Melainabacteria bacterium, a genomic segment contains:
- a CDS encoding zinc metallopeptidase, protein MLTLLWITGILLIILPQLWVRSTLSKYANEPSTIGRTGAEIAREILNRNGLNNVVVETTNQGDHYDPLAKAVRLSENFYNGRSLTAVTVAAHECGHAIQDAENYGFMKLRTAITPIVQICQFGPYLLMFSLMLTAFLAGPIWKLTALIGLLMYTGIFFFQLITLPVELDASFARAVPVLEGSGYISPDEKENASKILKACAFTYVAAALFSLIEILRWAIILFSNRSRN, encoded by the coding sequence ATGTTAACGTTACTTTGGATAACTGGAATTTTATTAATCATTCTTCCACAGCTTTGGGTTAGAAGCACACTAAGTAAGTATGCGAATGAACCATCAACTATTGGAAGAACTGGTGCTGAAATTGCAAGAGAAATTTTAAATAGAAATGGTTTAAATAATGTTGTAGTTGAAACAACAAATCAAGGTGATCACTATGATCCATTAGCAAAAGCAGTAAGACTTAGTGAAAATTTTTATAACGGAAGATCCTTAACTGCAGTAACAGTAGCTGCACATGAATGTGGACATGCGATTCAAGATGCAGAAAATTATGGTTTTATGAAGTTAAGGACAGCAATTACACCAATTGTGCAAATATGTCAGTTTGGCCCTTATTTACTAATGTTTAGTTTAATGCTAACTGCATTTTTAGCAGGCCCTATTTGGAAACTCACAGCTCTTATTGGGCTTTTAATGTACACTGGAATTTTCTTTTTCCAATTAATTACTCTTCCAGTAGAACTTGATGCAAGCTTTGCTCGTGCTGTGCCAGTTTTAGAAGGTTCAGGATACATATCACCAGATGAAAAAGAAAATGCAAGTAAAATTCTTAAAGCATGTGCATTCACTTATGTAGCAGCTGCATTATTTAGCTTAATAGAAATCTTACGCTGGGCAATAATTTTGTTTAGTAATAGAAGTAGAAATTAA
- the guaA gene encoding glutamine-hydrolyzing GMP synthase: MELTKQKTQEQLTKNNIEFLDSIIVLDFGSQYSELIARRVRELNVYSELIPCSRTKEEIQKLAPKGIILSGGPNSVYDKGAPNCDIEIFNLGIPILGVCYGMQLMTKALGGKVIQAEKHEYGKSILEVNPKDKLFLDLESKFVSWMSHGDSVTELPPGFIASAKTKNTSCAAISNHEKKLYGVQFHPEVIHTMNGQEILRNFVINICGAKPSWTMNRFIEDSIFQIKAKVENKKVLLALSGGVDSSTLAFLLHKAISENLTCMFIDQGFMRKSEPERLLTTFQNEFHIKVHYVNAIDRFINALKGIIDPEEKRKIIGREFIRVFEEESKKIGPFDYLAQGTLYPDVIESAGSSTDLKTGERVAVKIKSHHNVGGLPVDLQFKLIEPFRKLFKDEVRKVAKQLGVPKRIIERHPFPGPGLAIRIIGEVTKERLKILREADSIIRDEINKAGLYNSVWQVFGVLLPVVQSVGVMGDKRTYLNPIVLRAITSEDGMTADWAKLPYDVLEKISTRLVNEVSGINRVVYDITSKPPSTIEWE; the protein is encoded by the coding sequence ATGGAACTAACTAAACAAAAAACACAAGAGCAATTAACAAAGAATAATATTGAGTTCTTGGATTCAATTATTGTTTTAGATTTTGGATCTCAGTATTCAGAACTCATTGCAAGACGTGTAAGAGAATTAAATGTTTATTCTGAATTAATTCCTTGTAGTAGAACTAAAGAAGAAATTCAAAAATTAGCACCAAAAGGAATTATTTTATCAGGTGGTCCAAATAGTGTTTATGACAAAGGTGCTCCAAATTGTGACATAGAAATTTTTAATCTTGGGATTCCAATACTTGGCGTTTGTTATGGAATGCAACTTATGACAAAAGCATTAGGCGGGAAAGTTATTCAAGCTGAAAAACATGAATATGGAAAATCAATTTTAGAAGTAAATCCAAAAGATAAATTGTTTTTAGATCTTGAGAGCAAGTTTGTAAGCTGGATGAGTCATGGAGATAGTGTAACAGAGTTACCACCAGGTTTTATAGCTAGTGCAAAAACTAAAAATACATCTTGTGCAGCAATTTCAAATCATGAAAAAAAACTTTACGGGGTGCAGTTTCATCCTGAAGTCATTCACACAATGAATGGGCAAGAAATCTTAAGGAACTTTGTAATTAATATTTGTGGAGCGAAACCATCCTGGACTATGAATAGGTTTATTGAAGACTCCATTTTTCAAATAAAAGCAAAGGTAGAAAACAAAAAAGTATTACTTGCTCTTTCAGGTGGTGTAGATAGTTCAACACTTGCTTTTTTACTTCATAAAGCAATTAGTGAAAATCTAACTTGCATGTTTATAGATCAAGGTTTCATGAGAAAAAGTGAACCTGAAAGATTGTTAACCACTTTTCAAAATGAGTTCCATATTAAAGTTCACTATGTAAATGCAATAGATCGATTTATTAATGCACTTAAAGGAATTATTGATCCAGAAGAAAAAAGAAAAATAATAGGCAGAGAGTTTATAAGAGTTTTTGAAGAAGAATCTAAAAAAATTGGGCCTTTTGATTATTTAGCTCAAGGAACGCTTTATCCTGATGTAATTGAATCTGCAGGTTCAAGCACAGATCTAAAAACTGGTGAAAGAGTTGCAGTAAAAATAAAGTCTCACCATAATGTAGGTGGATTACCTGTAGACTTACAGTTCAAATTAATTGAACCATTTAGAAAATTATTTAAGGATGAGGTTAGAAAAGTAGCTAAACAACTTGGTGTACCTAAAAGAATAATTGAAAGACATCCTTTTCCTGGACCTGGTTTAGCAATTAGAATAATTGGTGAAGTAACTAAAGAAAGATTAAAAATACTTCGTGAAGCAGATTCAATAATTCGCGATGAAATAAATAAAGCAGGTTTATATAATTCAGTGTGGCAAGTTTTTGGGGTTCTTTTACCAGTAGTTCAAAGTGTAGGTGTTATGGGAGATAAAAGAACATATTTAAATCCAATAGTCTTACGTGCAATAACAAGTGAAGATGGGATGACTGCAGACTGGGCAAAATTACCTTATGATGTTTTAGAAAAAATCAGTACCCGTCTTGTAAATGAAGTTAGTGGAATAAATAGAGTAGTATACGACATAACTTCTAAACCACCATCAACTATTGAGTGGGAGTAA
- a CDS encoding methionyl-tRNA formyltransferase — translation MKVIFLGTPDFAIPSLEALIKTFWIELIAICTQTDKEAGRGKEIQEPPVKKFAKEHNLLCLQTKKIAKEEDVIQKIKDLKPEIMITCAFGQILSQEILDIPTLGVINVHASLLPKYRGAAPINWAILSGEKETGITIMKTTVGLDSGPIILQEKCEINDDETSSELSKKLSMLGASSLIKALELIKDGGAKFISQDDSKATKAPMLKKELGLIDWSKTAQEIHNKIRGLQPWPSAFTYYHGKIIKLWASRDAMNRVSATDDQQKILSGTITEISDYLKVKTNDGYINIYKLQSENKKIVNAKDWANGARIKVGDKFE, via the coding sequence ATGAAAGTAATATTTTTAGGTACACCAGATTTTGCAATTCCTTCACTTGAAGCTTTAATTAAAACTTTTTGGATTGAGTTAATTGCTATTTGTACTCAAACGGATAAAGAAGCAGGACGAGGAAAAGAAATTCAAGAACCTCCTGTAAAAAAATTTGCTAAAGAACATAACTTACTTTGTCTTCAGACTAAGAAGATTGCAAAAGAAGAAGATGTTATTCAAAAAATAAAGGACCTCAAGCCAGAAATTATGATTACATGTGCATTTGGACAGATTTTAAGCCAAGAGATTTTAGATATTCCTACTCTCGGTGTAATAAATGTTCATGCATCTCTTTTACCAAAATACAGAGGAGCTGCACCAATAAACTGGGCAATTTTAAGTGGTGAAAAAGAAACAGGAATTACAATTATGAAAACCACTGTTGGTCTTGATTCAGGGCCAATTATTTTACAAGAAAAGTGTGAGATAAATGATGATGAGACTTCTAGCGAGTTATCAAAAAAATTAAGCATGCTTGGTGCAAGTTCTCTCATTAAAGCACTTGAGCTAATTAAAGATGGTGGAGCAAAATTTATTTCGCAGGATGATTCAAAGGCTACAAAAGCACCAATGCTAAAAAAAGAATTAGGATTAATTGACTGGAGTAAAACAGCACAAGAAATTCATAACAAGATTCGTGGTCTTCAGCCATGGCCTTCTGCGTTTACATATTATCATGGGAAAATAATTAAATTATGGGCTAGCAGAGACGCGATGAATCGCGTCTCTGCTACGGACGATCAACAAAAAATTCTCTCCGGAACAATAACAGAAATATCTGATTATCTAAAAGTAAAAACTAATGATGGGTATATCAATATATATAAGCTACAATCAGAAAATAAAAAAATTGTTAATGCTAAAGATTGGGCTAATGGGGCAAGAATAAAAGTAGGAGATAAGTTTGAGTAA
- a CDS encoding aspartate carbamoyltransferase catalytic subunit — MKRSKEAEKKEEKNIQLEDFDIEILKKEDFNWTRKSLLTTKDLSVEEINLILNTAKSFSEILTRAVKKVPTLRGKVVINLFYENSTRTRSSFELAGKYLSADVTNFSISTSSVQKGETLQDTAQTLIQMGADAVIIRHPHSGVPYQLSKYLPTNISLINAGDGSNEHPTQALLDLYTIKEVFNDLKNKKIAIVGDVLHSRVARSNIWLLQKFGMDIHLCGPPTLLPQTFSEFGTKIHWDLKNAISDADIIMVLRLQTERQSKGLIPSLDEYNRLYGLDHDKLKLAKKDVKVLHPGPMNRGIEITSELADDVKYSLINQQVSNGVAVRMALLYLLIFASNKN; from the coding sequence ATGAAAAGAAGCAAAGAAGCAGAGAAGAAAGAAGAAAAAAACATTCAACTTGAAGACTTTGACATTGAGATTTTAAAGAAAGAAGATTTTAACTGGACAAGAAAAAGTTTACTTACTACAAAGGATTTATCAGTTGAAGAAATTAATTTAATTTTAAATACAGCTAAGTCATTTTCAGAAATACTTACACGAGCTGTTAAAAAGGTCCCTACTCTTAGAGGAAAAGTAGTAATTAATTTATTTTATGAAAATAGTACAAGGACTAGATCAAGCTTTGAATTAGCAGGTAAGTATTTATCAGCTGATGTTACTAATTTTTCAATATCAACTTCTTCTGTTCAAAAAGGCGAGACACTTCAAGATACTGCACAAACATTAATCCAGATGGGAGCTGATGCAGTAATAATCAGGCATCCACATTCTGGAGTTCCATATCAATTGTCAAAATACCTGCCTACAAACATTTCATTAATAAATGCAGGAGATGGATCCAATGAACATCCTACTCAGGCATTGCTTGATTTATATACAATTAAAGAAGTATTTAATGATTTAAAAAATAAAAAAATAGCAATTGTAGGTGATGTTTTGCATAGCAGAGTTGCAAGATCAAACATATGGCTATTACAAAAATTTGGAATGGATATTCATCTTTGTGGCCCACCAACCTTATTGCCTCAAACATTTAGTGAGTTCGGGACAAAAATACATTGGGATTTAAAAAATGCAATTTCAGATGCAGATATAATTATGGTTTTAAGATTACAAACAGAAAGACAAAGTAAAGGTTTAATTCCTTCACTTGATGAATACAACAGACTTTATGGGTTAGACCATGATAAATTAAAGCTTGCTAAAAAAGACGTAAAGGTTCTACATCCGGGCCCTATGAATAGAGGAATTGAGATTACATCAGAATTAGCTGATGATGTAAAATATTCTTTAATTAATCAACAAGTATCAAATGGTGTTGCAGTAAGAATGGCACTTTTATATCTACTTATCTTTGCGTCAAATAAAAATTGA